From the Aerococcus viridans genome, the window TATCCAGTCTCCATCTCCTTTTATTTGTAAATCGGAATGATTATTATTTGCATATGAAGTTTCATTCATATGTTTATGAAATCATAATAACTCACTGTATGAGCTTTGTCAAGACAAGATGCTTCTTGTTCAAATGGACTACTATTATGAATACAAAAGTCTTAATTTAGTCTATAAACTAAAAACTTGCATCGTTTTACCCATGTGGTATTATATATATGAACGGAAAATCATATGAGAGGAATAAGAGCATATGGATACATCAACATCTTCGCCAATCAATAAAGAGAAGATTCAATCAATGAGCAAATTATTCAAAGTGATTAGTGACCCTACACGCTTGTCGATTCTCTTTCTCTTACAGAAAAAAGAACTCAGTGTTGGAAACATTGTGCTTGCATTGGATATGGAACAGTCCGCGATTTCACACCAACTAAAAATATTGAAAGATTCACGTTTAGTGAAAGCAAGAAGAGAAGGGAAAAGCATGGTTTACAGTCTTGATGATCTTCATGTTTTCAGTATTCTCGAACAAGTCTTAACTCATATCAATGAACAAGAACAATAAAAGCTAATAAGGTATAAAACTAAATGGAGGTTTTTAAAATTTCAAAGTCAGAGAAACAAGAAAATCACTCGCACCAAAATCAACCGAATAAGAATATTAAAATTGCTTTTTTCACCAACTTTATTTTTTCCATGATTGAATTTTTCTTTGGGGCTCTTTTCAATAGTGTGTCAATTATGTCCGACGCCGTTCATGATTTAGGAGATTCCATTTCTATTGGATTCGCTTGGTTTTTCCAGGGGTACTCAGAAAAGCAGCAAGATGAACAGTTCACTTTTGGTTATAACCGCTTTTCATTATTAGGGGCGTTGATAACTGGAGTAGTACTGATCGGCGGCTCATTTTTTATGATTTACCGAAGTATCCCACGTTTGATTGATCCGCAACCGGTTAATTACAGTGGCATGTTCTGGCTTTCTCTCGTAGCTATTGCATTGAATGGATATGCGGCTTGGATTTTAAGCAAAGGCACATCCAAAAATGAGGGTATGTTGAACCTCCATATGCTAGAAGATGTATTAGGGTGGATTGGGGTCTTGGTTGTGAGTATCGTAATGAACTTTACCGAGGCTTATCGATTGGATCCAATCTTATCGATTTTGATAGCACTCTATATCCTCTATAAAACTGTACCTGAATTTTTCAGTACAATGAAAATTTTATTGAACGGTTCGCCGGAAAATGTAAACGTAGAGAACCTGGCGAACTCCATTAACAATATTCCTGCTGTAAAGGACCTCTCTCATTTTCACATTTGGTCACTGGACGGAGAAGAAAATGCCCTTATCGTTACGGTTCTTATAGACTCTTCCGATATAAACAAGACTAGGGAAATCAAAGAAGAAATTGCAGAGCTTGCCCACACATCGGGTGTAAAGGATCATATCACAATAGAAATAACTACAAGTAAAGACGAACTGGAAAAAGGGTATGCTTATGGCAGTTAAAGTATTTATATATTGAAAAAAGGACTATTTTAAATCGAGTAGGAGACTAGCCAATTAATGGCTAGTCTCCTACTCGATTTATTAGTGCAAAGCACCCCTTAAATTTAATGCAAAATAAAATTACAATTTACACTTAATTGGCTTTTTTTACTTAATTTATCGGTTTCATAACTTATTATTTTTGATACTGAAATCACAGAGAAAAAATAGAGTTTTTTTCTGATTTAACGATAAAGTCCGTATAATTGTGTAAAAGTAAAAAGGCCATATAACAGTCCTTTTACGGTACAATGTTTTTAACGACAAAAACATACCCAGGAGGACTTTTACATGACCCAAGTACATTTTACACTGAAAAGCGAAGAGATTCAAAGCATTATTGAATATTCTGTAAAGGATGACGTTTCTAAAAATATTTTAACAACGGTATTTAATCAACTAATGGAAAATCAACGAACAGAATATATTCAAGCAAAAGAATATGAACGAACAGAAAACCGACAAAGTCAACGAAATGGCTATTATGAGCGCAGCTTTACGACACGTGTAGGCACGCTAGAATTAAAAGTACCCAGAACACGTGATGGTCATTTTTTACCCACAGTGTTTGAACGTTATCAACGAAACGAAAAAGCCCTCATGGCTTCAATGTTGGAAATGTATGTATCAGGCGTTTCAACTCGTAAAGTATCAAAAATTGTGGAAGAACTTTGTGGTAAATCCGTCTCTAAGTCCTTCGTTTCTAGCTTAACAGAACAGCTAGAACCTATGGTTAACGAGTGGCAGAATCGTTTATTATCAGAAAAAAATTATCCTTACTTAATGACCGATGTACTCTATATAAAAGTACGAGAAGAAAATCGAGTACTCTCAAAAAGCTGTCATATAGCGATTGGAATAACCAAAGATGGCGACCGTGAAATTATCGGCTTCATGATTCAAAGTGGCGAAAGCGAAGAGACCTGGACAACATTTTTTGAATACCTAAAAGAACGCGGTTTACAAGGTACGGAACTCGTTATTTCTGATGCGCACAAAGGATTAGTCTCTGCCATTAGAAAATCCTTCACCAACGTAAGTTGGCAAAGATGCCAAGTTCACTTCCTAAGAAATATCTTTACCACCATTCCTAAAAAAAATTCAAAATCTTTCAGAGAAGCTGTTAAAGGAATTTTTAAGTTCACAGATATTAACTTAGCGCGTGAGGCTAAAAATCGATTGATTCATGATTATATCGATCAACCAAAATATTCAAAAGCTTGCGCATCATTGGATGATGGATTCGAAGACGCCTTTCAATATACCGTACAAGGAAATTCCCACAATCGACTAAAGAGTACCAATCTAATTGAACGACTGAATCAAGAAGTACGCAGAAGAGAAAAGATTATTCGCATCTTCCCCAATCAAACATCAGCCAATCGCTTAATTGGAGCCGTTCTTATGGACCTGCATGATGAATGGATTTATTCTTCAAGAAAATACATCAATTTTGATAAGTAAAAATGGTAAAAACATTGTATAGCATTTTACACAGGAGTCTGGACTTGACTGATTTAACAATCTAATATAGATTCTAGTTAGTTAATAGAGTAACAATTCAGAGATTGTGTAGTTTCTTGGTCGAATTAATTATCACAAATAAGTTGAAATAAGAGAAGCCAATAAAAATGCCAAGAGGCTGGGAAACATTTACAAATCGGCGCTATAAACATTCACTCATTTGTTATGATAGATACATAGTATTTAATTATGTATTTTAAACAATAAAAGTGATGACATTAAATTATATTTGGAGGATTACACATGACTAAGGGAACAGCAACAGAACTATATCAAGCATTATGGACTTCGGCAGATGTATTACGTTCAAAAATGGACGCTAGTGAGTATAAGAACTATTTACTTGGATTGATTTTCTACAAATATTTATCAGATACGATGCTAGTGCATTCATCTGAAATGTTAGATGAAAAGACAGAAAATTTAGATGAAGCTTTAGATATGTACCGTGAAGCTTACGCGGATGATGAATTTAGTGAAGAGTTCCAATCTGCATTGGTTTATGAAATGTCTTATCGAATTAAACCAGAATTAACATTCTCTGCTTTGATGGAAGAAATCAATAACCATACATTCCAACGTGAACATTTACAACAAGGTTTACGTGATATTGAACAATCGTCAAACGTGTTTGAAGATTTATTCGAAGATATTGATTTAAATTCTAAAAAATTAGGTGCTACACCACAAAAACAAAACGATACTATTTCTCAAGTTATGAAAGCTTTAGACAATTTAAACTTGGCTAATTATGACGGGGACGCACTAGGAGATGCCTATGAATACCTTATCGGACAGTTTGCGGAAGACTCAGGTAAGAAAGCCGGGGAGTTCTACACGCCATCTCAGGTGTCCACACTTATGACCCGAATCGCTTTGGCAAATAAAGAAGATAAGAAAGGTTTAACCGTCTATGACCCCACAATGGGTTCAGGTTCATTACTGTTAAATGCGTCTAAATATTCAAATGAAGCGTCAACAATTCGTTATTTTGGTCAAGAATTAAATACGTCAACATATAACCTAGCTCGTATGAATATGTTCCTACATAATGTAGACCCTGAGAACCAAATTTTGCGTAATGGGGACACGTTAGATGCGGACTGGCCACAAGATGAGCCTACAAACTTTGATGCCGTTCTGATGAACCCACCTTATTCAGCAAAATGGTCAGCAGCTAAAGGTTTCTTAGATGACCCACGTTTCGCTTCTTATGGTGTATTACCGCCAAAATCAAAAGCTGACTTTGCTTTCTTATTACATGGTTACTTCCACTTGAAGAATGATGGCAAAATGGCCATTGTTTTATATCATAAAAATAGATAATGTTCATAAATTAGAAAGAAAAACTGAACAATAAATTTAATAAAATTGTACCCATTAAGATTCGCTCACTTGTTTATTGAGTGTTTTTTTTTATATCTAAATGATTAAATTACTACAAGGTATTGATTCTAAGTTTTGTAAAACCATTACACCTGACCGTGGTAAAGAATTTAGTCAACACGCCCGATTGACTGAGGAATTAAATAATACGCAAATTTATTTTCCAGATCCTCATGCCCCTCGGCAAAGAGGATCTAATGAGAATACGAATGGACTCCTTAGAGAGTACTCACCGAAAGGTGTTGATTTGACAGATGCAACTGATGAAGAGATACAAGGTTGGGCAACGAAATTAAATACACGTCCGAAAAAATGTTTGAATTGGAAAACACCTTATGAAATCTTTTATAAAACTGTGTTGCACTTAATTTGACAATTTAAGATGTAAAACCTACTTCTCGACGTAAGCTTGCGCAATTTAATTGAGCATTTAGAAAAATAAAAATTACATGTATAATGAAATAAATAATTTGTTGTTGTTTATTAAATTTAAAAAAGATATAGAAATCAATTTCCGATTGTGTAAGGAGGTAAAAGAGTGAGAGAGTTAGAACAAATACAGGATAATCAAATTTTTAACGAACATATAGAAAATGTTATGAACCACATCGATTCTGACAAACAAAGTTGGTTATTTGGGGCAGGAATTAGTTATGATGCAGGGATACCTTTAATGTCTCCATTAACTGATTTAGTAGAAATGAGAATGGACCAAGACAACAAAAGACTACTTGAAAAAATAAAAGAATCATTAGAAAAAGATTGCCATGTTGAACACATTTTAAGTCATATTGGTGATTTATTGTCATTGATTGATAGAACTAGGAAAAAAGAAATAAAGATTTCTGAGACAACCTATACCAAAGAAAACCTCGAAGATTTATATAGAGAAATTTTAGTGAAGCTAACAGATACCATTAGATATGGATATAACAAGAAGGATGATGAAATAATCTATGGAACAGCAACGGAACCTCTTGTTTCTATTGAATACCATTTGGAGTTCATAGAAGGATTGTTGAAAAATCATCTTGGTGTTGAAAAACGGAGAAACATAAAGTTTTATACAACTAATTACGATACATTACTTGAGGACGCATTGATTTTGAAACGAAAGAAAGTTGTAGATGGATTTTCAGGTGGTGCCATGGGATTTTGGAACCCGAAAGAGTATTCTGAAAGAAAAGAGTTAGCCTACCCGGTTTATAAATTACATGGATCAATAGACTGGTTTCAAGATGAAGAGTACGGACTTATTAGAACAAGATATGGTACTAAATATACATCTGATAAGTCGAGAGTCCTAATATATCCTCAAGCTACTAAGTACGTAGAGACACAAAAAGATCCGTTCGCAACAATTTTTCAAGCTTTTAGAAGCGACATTAATAGTAATCAGAGCAAGTTATTTGTTTGTGGATATAGTTTTGGTGACAACCATATAAATAATGAAATTTTTAATGGTTTATTAAAAATACATAATAATAGTACTCTTATTATCTTTATTGATAATATGTCCGATACTCTCATTGATTGGCAAAATAATGATTTAATAAATGAGAGAATCTACTGCTTAACATCCACAGGAATATGTTACAAAAATAAAATTTACTCCGAAGAAAATGAACAATACAATTATCCATGGTGGACATTTTCTGGACTTACAAACTTTCTAAATGGAACTATAAAGTAAAGGAGGGAATCAATAAATGGTATTTGATCCTGTAAAAGAGCTACAGATCGGGAAAGTTAACGAAGTTAATGGAACCGCTATAAAAGTAGAGCTAGATCCAGAAATTATAACACTTACAAAATCGTACAGAGGTAAAGTGATAGCTATAGGCCAAATGGCGAGTATAGTTAAAATTCACTTCGGAAGGACAATTTTATTTGCTAGTGTTTCAATGTTAAGAATGAAAAATGAACTGATTTCAGACGGAACTACATTGACAATGGATAAAGATGCTAGAATTCTAGAAGCTGAATTAATAGGACAAGGGACATACGATTTTTCCAATAAGACTTTGGAATTTGACAGGGGGGTATCTAAGTACCCTCTACCTACTCAAGATGTCTATTTAATGACAGATGAAGAAATGAAGTTACTTTATCAAGGAGCAGAAAGTAAAGCAGAAAAGTCGGAGCATTTGTTAGTCATAGGAAAATATTCAGGGACTAGACAAGATTGTAGGGCTGATATAAACAAGTTATTTGGCAATCATTGTGCAATTCTGGGCTCTACGGGTACTGGGAAATCAGGTACAGTTAGTGCTATTATACATGGGATTATGGAAAAAGATGAGGGGGGAATTCATCCAAGAATTATTATGATTGATCCACATGGTGAGTATAAGAATACATTTAAGAAATACGGTGTTACATTCAAAGCTTATGGAGGAGATGATGAGAATGGTTCAGAGAATTTGATTCTACCTTATTG encodes:
- a CDS encoding ArsR/SmtB family transcription factor, whose protein sequence is MDTSTSSPINKEKIQSMSKLFKVISDPTRLSILFLLQKKELSVGNIVLALDMEQSAISHQLKILKDSRLVKARREGKSMVYSLDDLHVFSILEQVLTHINEQEQ
- a CDS encoding cation diffusion facilitator family transporter; translation: MEVFKISKSEKQENHSHQNQPNKNIKIAFFTNFIFSMIEFFFGALFNSVSIMSDAVHDLGDSISIGFAWFFQGYSEKQQDEQFTFGYNRFSLLGALITGVVLIGGSFFMIYRSIPRLIDPQPVNYSGMFWLSLVAIALNGYAAWILSKGTSKNEGMLNLHMLEDVLGWIGVLVVSIVMNFTEAYRLDPILSILIALYILYKTVPEFFSTMKILLNGSPENVNVENLANSINNIPAVKDLSHFHIWSLDGEENALIVTVLIDSSDINKTREIKEEIAELAHTSGVKDHITIEITTSKDELEKGYAYGS
- a CDS encoding SIR2 family protein, whose product is MRELEQIQDNQIFNEHIENVMNHIDSDKQSWLFGAGISYDAGIPLMSPLTDLVEMRMDQDNKRLLEKIKESLEKDCHVEHILSHIGDLLSLIDRTRKKEIKISETTYTKENLEDLYREILVKLTDTIRYGYNKKDDEIIYGTATEPLVSIEYHLEFIEGLLKNHLGVEKRRNIKFYTTNYDTLLEDALILKRKKVVDGFSGGAMGFWNPKEYSERKELAYPVYKLHGSIDWFQDEEYGLIRTRYGTKYTSDKSRVLIYPQATKYVETQKDPFATIFQAFRSDINSNQSKLFVCGYSFGDNHINNEIFNGLLKIHNNSTLIIFIDNMSDTLIDWQNNDLINERIYCLTSTGICYKNKIYSEENEQYNYPWWTFSGLTNFLNGTIK
- a CDS encoding IS256 family transposase yields the protein MTQVHFTLKSEEIQSIIEYSVKDDVSKNILTTVFNQLMENQRTEYIQAKEYERTENRQSQRNGYYERSFTTRVGTLELKVPRTRDGHFLPTVFERYQRNEKALMASMLEMYVSGVSTRKVSKIVEELCGKSVSKSFVSSLTEQLEPMVNEWQNRLLSEKNYPYLMTDVLYIKVREENRVLSKSCHIAIGITKDGDREIIGFMIQSGESEETWTTFFEYLKERGLQGTELVISDAHKGLVSAIRKSFTNVSWQRCQVHFLRNIFTTIPKKNSKSFREAVKGIFKFTDINLAREAKNRLIHDYIDQPKYSKACASLDDGFEDAFQYTVQGNSHNRLKSTNLIERLNQEVRRREKIIRIFPNQTSANRLIGAVLMDLHDEWIYSSRKYINFDK